The nucleotide window TCAGAACCCGTCACACTGGCAGCAACAGCATCGGCATGAAATTCCATTTGCCTTGATAATGCATAATAATTTAAGTTCACAACCTGATAGACCTGCCTTAAAACCCATTGAATTCCTTGCACTATATTTATAGCAATTCCAGTAAAAAAAGCAAAATACCCGTTTACGCTTCCCCAGCTTTGTGCAATTGAATTGTACGAGTCATTATTATAAAGCATATCATGAAGAATTCTGTTCACATTGTAAACATAACTTCCCACCTTCATACTTCGCTGTGAGAAATGCCCAAATTCATGAGCTAAAATAGCTTTAAGCTCTAACTCTGAAACGGAATTTATTAGCCCAACCCCAATTTGAAGATTTTTCTTGATTGGTAAAAACATGCTCCAAAAATTAGAATCATAAAACACTGAAGCATTAACATCTGAAGACAAATAAACTTTTTTAGGAAAATTTGTTTTTACCGAACCTACAATTTCCTCTATGAATTCAAACAACATAGGTTCTTCTTCTCTTGTAATTTCAACCAAATGCGACCTATCAATGACATTTTTTTCAAAGATAAACTTGAACAGAAAAATCAAAATTAAGATCCCCATACATATCAATCCCGCCCCAATCATAAGAGTTACAAACATTGGCTTTGCAATAATAATCTTAAACCCTGCATAACCAGCCAGAATTGTGAGAGCAATTCCTGAAGCAATCAATGCAAGATAAACAACAAAAAAGAAAAGAATTGAAAGAATCGCCTTGATGGTCATCTTTTTAAAAACTGCAGAAATCTGGGGTGTATTTTTTTGCATCATCAAGTGTTACATGTATTTCTATTAACTTTTATTTCTATCTAAAACCATATTCGTCAATTTGCAAAGCGAAATCAAATTCCCTTCTTCATCGGTAATTTTAATTTCCCAAAGATGCAAACTTCTACCTTTATGGATAATTCGGGCAGTACCAAAAACAAAGCCTTCGCGAATGCTTTTTAAGTGATTCGCTGAAATTTCGATGCCCCTTACTTCTTGTTTTTTGTCATTAATAAAAAAATGCGAAGCGGCACTCCCTACACTTTCCGCCAACGCCACCGAAGCTCCGCCATGCAACAATCCCATTGGCTGATGCACTGATGGATTAACGGGCATTTTGGCAACAAGAAAGCCTTCTCCTGCATCTATAAATTCGATATTCAAAGTTTCCATCAACGTGTTTTTGGAAAACTGTTTGCAATATTCGAGTATTTTATCTTTGTCTATTGTCATATTTCTATTTTAAAGATTGTAAAAATACGCTAAATTGACAATTCAAAAAAGAAATAAATAGAAACCTAAAAAGTAAAAAGTCAGCTATAAGCCATAAAACTATTTTATTACTATTTTT belongs to Flavobacterium aquiphilum and includes:
- a CDS encoding PaaI family thioesterase; translated protein: MTIDKDKILEYCKQFSKNTLMETLNIEFIDAGEGFLVAKMPVNPSVHQPMGLLHGGASVALAESVGSAASHFFINDKKQEVRGIEISANHLKSIREGFVFGTARIIHKGRSLHLWEIKITDEEGNLISLCKLTNMVLDRNKS